A region from the Hydra vulgaris chromosome 10, alternate assembly HydraT2T_AEP genome encodes:
- the LOC100201381 gene encoding cytochrome c oxidase subunit 6A2, mitochondrial isoform X2 — MLHRIFKISPAFRLAVRHSSSDKAALALKAYNDAIASEIAHAEVTAKLWKRLTLFGALPLIALVGYHVMTTEAEHEAHFHRPEFIPYSHLRIRNKPFPWGDGNHSIFHNHNNALPTGYEE; from the exons ATGCTGCAtcgtatttttaaaatctcacCAGCTTTTCGTCTCGCTGTTCGTCATAGTTCATCTGACAAAGCTGCTCTAGCTTTGAAGGCTTATAATGATGCTATAGCTTCTGAAATAGCACACGCAGAAG ttactgCTAAGTTATGGAAGCGCTTAACACTATTTGGAGCTCTTCCATTGATTGCTCTCGTTGGTTATCATGTTATGACCACTGAAGCAGAACATGAAGCTCATTTTCATAGACCAGAATTTATACCATATTCACATCTAAGAATCAGAAACAAG cCTTTTCCTTGGGGAGATGGAAATCATTCGATCTTCCATAATCATAACAACGCTCTTCCTACTGGTTACGAAGaataa